In the Thermus neutrinimicus genome, TCAGATGAACTCGGATGGGTGCAGGCATGGGGATATTTTAAGAGGAGGGTACTTACTACATGGCCCTAAAGGCGGGGGTGCCCATTGCCCTGGGCTACGTGGACTTTCGGAAAAAGGAGGTGGGGATTGGGGGTTACCTCTGGCCCACCGGGGACCTTGGGCGCGACTTCGAGGCCATCCGGGCCTTTTACCAGGACAAGGTGGGTCTTAGGCCGGAAAGACAAGGACCCATCCGCATCCGGGATGAGGTGGAGGAGGTGGCCTAGGCAAGGGGGAACCTCGAGGTCCCTTCCGGGTAAACTAACCCCATGGAACAACCCACTCCCCTGACGGATGCGGAGCGCACCTGGGCGGCGGTGGCCCATCTGGCCCCCCTGGTGGGGTATTTCATCCTGATAGGCCAGATCCTCCTGCCCCTGGCCATCCTGCTTTGGGGCCCGAAATGCGCTTTTGTCCAGGCTCACGCCAAGGAGTCCTTAAACGGGCAGATCAGCTACACCCTTTACAGCCTCGGCCTTCTCCTTCTGGCCATCACCGTGGTGGGGCTCGTGGTGGCGGTGCCCTTGGCCTTGGCTCTCCTGGCCCTGATCTTTTGGAACATGGTCCAGGGAGCCCTGGCCGTGGGAAGGGGAGGGATTTACAGCTACGCCCTCATCCTCCGGCTGCTCCCCTAGCCTCCAGCACCACCACCGCCAGGGCGTGGCCCCTCTCGTGGCTTAGGGAGAGGTGGGCGAAAAGGTTTTCCGCCTCGAGGCGGGCCCTTATCCTCGAGGCGAAGCGCAAGACGGGCCTTCTCCCCTCCATCCCCACCCAGACCTCCTTCCAGGAAAGGCCCTCGGGCCAGCATTTCTGGAAGGCCTCCTTGGCGGCGATCCGAGCCGCAAGGCTTGGGGCAGGGTCCTGGTGGCGGAGGGCGTAGCCCAGCTCCTCCTCGGTGAAAAGCCTCTTCAGGGCCTTTTCCCCGTGCCGGCTCAGGAG is a window encoding:
- a CDS encoding DUF4870 domain-containing protein, coding for MEQPTPLTDAERTWAAVAHLAPLVGYFILIGQILLPLAILLWGPKCAFVQAHAKESLNGQISYTLYSLGLLLLAITVVGLVVAVPLALALLALIFWNMVQGALAVGRGGIYSYALILRLLP
- the acpS gene encoding holo-ACP synthase yields the protein MIQAIGTDLVDIDRVRRLLSRHGEKALKRLFTEEELGYALRHQDPAPSLAARIAAKEAFQKCWPEGLSWKEVWVGMEGRRPVLRFASRIRARLEAENLFAHLSLSHERGHALAVVVLEARGAAGG